In Archocentrus centrarchus isolate MPI-CPG fArcCen1 chromosome 21, fArcCen1, whole genome shotgun sequence, the following are encoded in one genomic region:
- the LOC115800733 gene encoding frizzled-7-A-like, with translation MAAARFTTGSVFLRIMWLLCGLSFFSPASAQHYNSESGISVPEHGFCQPISIPLCTDIAYNQTIMPNLLGHTNQEDAGLEVHQFYPLVKVQCSADLKFFLCSMYAPVCTVLEQAIPPCRSLCERARQGCEALMNKFGFQWPERLRCEAFPVHGAGDICVGQNTSEPGTPSSSSSPYAPEPITLPPFMGRPNQRPSQSNQYHQFSCPLQLEVPPYLGYRFMGVKDCGAPCEPTRQSGIMYFREDEVKFGRLWVGIWSILCCVSTLFTVLTYLVDMRRFRYPERPIIFLSGCYFMVAVAYAAGFFLEDQVVCVDKFKSEGYRTVAQGTKKEGCTILFMVLYFFGMASSIWWVILSLTWFLSAGMKWGHEAIEANSQYFHLAAWAVPAIKTITILAVGQVDGDILTGVCFVGIFNVDALRGFVLAPLFVYLFIGTSFLLAGFVSLFRIRTIMKHDGTKTEKLEKLMVRIGVFSVLYTVPATIVIACYFYEQAFREHWERTWHMETCKHFAVPCPVRDFASMTPDFTVFMIKYLMTMIVGITSGFWVWSGKTLQSWRRFYKRLSNGSHGETTV, from the coding sequence ATGGCGGCGGCCAGGTTCACCACTGGCTCCGTGTTTCTGCGGATCATGTGGCTGCTGTGCgggctttcttttttctcacccGCTTCTGCCCAGCATTACAACAGTGAGAGTGGAATATCCGTCCCAGAACACGGCTTTTGCCAGCCCATCTCCATCCCGCTCTGCACCGACATCGCCTACAACCAGACCATCATGCCGAACCTTTTGGGCCACACGAACCAGGAGGACGCCGGTCTTGAGGTGCACCAGTTCTACCCGCTCGTAAAGGTCCAGTGCTCTGCAGATCTGAAGTTCTTCCTCTGCTCCATGTATGCTCCGGTGTGTACGGTGCTAGAGCAGGCCATCCCCCCGTGTCGGTCCCTGTGTGAGCGGGCACGGCAGGGATGTGAAGCGCTAATGAATAAATTCGGCTTCCAGTGGCCGGAACGGCTCCGCTGCGAGGCTTTCCCCGTCCACGGAGCTGGGGATATCTGCGTCGGCCAGAACACATCCGAACCGGGAACCCCGTCCTCCTCGTCTTCTCCCTACGCACCCGAGCCCATAACCCTCCCCCCGTTCATGGGAAGACCGAACCAGCGCCCGTCACAATCAAACCAGTACCACCAGTTCTCCTGCCCGCTGCAGCTGGAGGTGCCCCCCTACTTGGGCTACAGATTCATGGGGGTCAAAGACTGCGGAGCCCCCTGCGAGCCCACCAGACAAAGCGGGATCATGTACTTCCGAGAGGATGAGGTGAAGTTCGGCCGGCTTTGGGTCGGGATCTGGTCTATCTTGTGTTGTGTGAGCACCTTATTCACGGTGCTTACCTACCTAGTGGACATGAGGCGGTTCCGATACCCCGAGCGGCCCATTATCTTTCTCTCTGGCTGTTATTTTATGGTGGCCGTAGCCTACGCCGCAGGGTTTTTCCTAGAAGACCAGGTAGTTTGCGTGGATAAATTCAAGTCGGAAGGCTACAGGACAGTGGCTCAGGGGACCAAAAAGGAGGGCTGCACCATCCTCTTCATGGTGTTGTACTTCTTCGGCATGGCCAGCTCCATCTGGTGGGTGATTTTGTCCCTGACCTGGTTCCTTTCTGCCGGGATGAAATGGGGCCACGAAGCGATTGAAGCCAACTCCCAGTATTTCCACCTAGCTGCGTGGGCTGTCCCGGCCATCAAAACCATCACCATCCTCGCCGTGGGCCAGGTGGACGGGGATATCCTCACAGGGGTGTGTTTTGTGGGGATCTTCAACGTGGACGCCCTCCGCGGTTTCGTTCTGGCCCCCCTTTTCGTCTACCTGTTCATCGGCACGTCCTTCCTCCTGGCCGGTTTCGTGTCTCTGTTCCGGATCCGCACCATCATGAAGCACGACGGCACCAAGACGGAGAAGTTGGAGAAGCTCATGGTGCGGATCGGCGTCTTTAGCGTCCTCTACACCGTACCGGCCACCATAGTGATCGCCTGTTACTTCTACGAGCAGGCCTTCAGGGAGCACTGGGAGCGGACCTGGCACATGGAGACCTGCAAGCACTTCGCCGTGCCCTGCCCGGTACGCGACTTCGCCTCCATGACCCCGGACTTCACTGTGTTCATGATCAAATACCTGATGACCATGATAGTCGGGATCACCTCCGGTTTCTGGGTCTGGTCCGGGAAGACGCTTCAGTCGTGGCGGCGGTTCTACAAGCGGCTCAGTAACGGCAGCCACGGAGAGACGACGGTGTGA